In Desulfatiglans anilini DSM 4660, a single genomic region encodes these proteins:
- the atpD gene encoding F0F1 ATP synthase subunit beta: MNEGKVIQVIGPVVDVEFVEGELPAILTALLITNPAIDDTEDNLVVEVAQHLGDNVVRCIAMDVTDGLVRGMKAKNTGAPIRMPVGDPCLGRVLNVVGRPVDGLGPVNADVYYPIHRPAPSFEDQDTSVNVLETGVKVIDLLVPFPRGGKMGMFGGAGVGKTVVMMEMIHNIAMQHGGISVFAGVGERTREGNDLYREMKESGVIEKAALIYGQMTEPPGARARVALSALTAAEYYRDEKGQDVLLFIDNIFRFTQAGSEVSALLGRIPSAVGYQPTLGTDLGALQERITSTKKGSITSVQCVYVPADDLTDPAPATTFAHLDGTVVLSRPIAELGIYPAVDPLDSSSRILDPNVLGEEHYYVARQVQQTLQKYKDLQDIIAILGMDELSDEDKLTVARARRMQRFLSQPFHVAETFTGTPGKYVAVKDTIRGFKEIIEGKHDDLPEGAFYMVGGIDEAIEKAEKMAAASK; this comes from the coding sequence ATGAACGAGGGCAAAGTTATACAAGTCATAGGTCCGGTTGTCGATGTTGAATTCGTTGAAGGCGAACTTCCTGCCATTCTGACGGCACTGCTCATCACCAACCCAGCCATCGATGACACCGAGGACAATCTTGTGGTGGAGGTTGCCCAGCACCTTGGTGATAATGTCGTCCGTTGCATCGCTATGGACGTCACCGATGGTCTGGTGAGGGGGATGAAAGCCAAGAATACGGGTGCGCCGATCCGCATGCCTGTCGGGGATCCATGCCTTGGGCGTGTCCTTAACGTGGTTGGCCGGCCTGTGGATGGCCTGGGTCCTGTCAATGCGGATGTGTATTACCCGATTCACCGTCCGGCTCCGAGTTTCGAGGACCAGGATACGAGCGTGAATGTGCTCGAGACCGGCGTCAAGGTTATCGACCTGCTGGTTCCCTTTCCGCGCGGCGGCAAGATGGGGATGTTCGGCGGCGCAGGCGTCGGAAAGACCGTCGTTATGATGGAGATGATCCACAACATCGCCATGCAGCATGGTGGTATCAGCGTGTTTGCCGGTGTCGGGGAGCGTACTCGAGAGGGGAACGATCTGTACCGGGAGATGAAGGAATCAGGTGTTATCGAGAAGGCTGCGCTGATTTACGGTCAGATGACGGAGCCGCCGGGGGCTCGTGCGCGCGTGGCGCTGTCCGCGCTGACCGCTGCTGAATACTATCGCGATGAAAAGGGCCAGGATGTGCTGCTCTTCATCGACAACATCTTCCGTTTTACGCAGGCCGGATCCGAGGTCTCCGCTCTGCTGGGCCGGATCCCTTCCGCCGTCGGTTACCAGCCGACACTGGGTACGGACCTTGGCGCCTTGCAGGAGAGAATCACGTCCACGAAAAAGGGATCCATCACCTCTGTCCAGTGTGTCTATGTCCCTGCCGATGACTTGACGGACCCTGCCCCTGCCACGACGTTTGCTCACTTGGATGGAACAGTGGTTCTCTCGCGGCCGATTGCCGAGCTCGGGATCTATCCCGCCGTGGATCCGCTCGACTCCAGTTCGCGAATTCTGGATCCGAATGTGCTGGGTGAAGAGCACTACTACGTTGCGCGTCAGGTGCAGCAGACCTTGCAGAAGTATAAGGACCTGCAGGATATCATCGCCATTCTCGGCATGGACGAACTGTCCGACGAGGATAAGCTCACAGTCGCCCGGGCTCGGAGAATGCAGCGGTTTCTGTCGCAGCCCTTCCACGTGGCAGAGACCTTTACCGGAACACCAGGCAAGTATGTCGCGGTCAAAGACACGATCCGTGGATTCAAGGAAATCATCGAGGGAAAGCACGACGATCTGCCCGAGGGCGCTTTCTACATGGTCGGTGGGATCGATGAGGCGATCGAAAAGGCAGAAAAGATGGCTGCCGCCAGCAAATAG
- a CDS encoding F0F1 ATP synthase subunit epsilon, translated as MGDLFLEVVTPEKVQVSQKVDMVVAPGSLGEFGVLEGHVPFLTGLIPGSLRYTAGGKPHLLAVSSGFVEVSENKVTVLVDSAERAEEIDLERARLAMERAKERLSKERGRKDIDFMRAELSLRRAIARIKVGEATKGK; from the coding sequence ATGGGAGACTTATTTTTAGAGGTGGTGACGCCTGAAAAGGTGCAGGTGAGCCAAAAGGTCGACATGGTGGTCGCACCTGGCTCCCTCGGCGAATTCGGCGTTCTGGAGGGGCATGTCCCCTTTCTGACCGGCCTCATTCCTGGATCCCTGCGTTACACGGCGGGGGGGAAGCCCCATCTGTTGGCCGTTTCTTCCGGTTTTGTCGAGGTTTCCGAGAACAAGGTTACGGTCCTGGTCGACTCGGCGGAGCGAGCCGAGGAGATCGATCTCGAGAGGGCTCGGTTAGCGATGGAGAGGGCCAAGGAGCGGCTTTCGAAGGAAAGAGGCAGGAAAGACATCGATTTTATGAGGGCCGAGTTGTCCCTCAGAAGAGCGATTGCGCGGATTAAGGTTGGGGAGGCTACCAAGGGGAAGTAA
- the atpG gene encoding ATP synthase F1 subunit gamma, translating into MATLRDILRKIGAVKKTRQITRAMNMVAAAKLRGAQMKMESFEPYARKFSDVLGNLASRIEPDVHPLLVKKEDVRRVELLHFSADRGLCGSFNMNGINRGEKWIREQKEKGLDVSLNLVGKKGRDFFTRRGYPITAAQIHLYGSVDISFVNKMSAGFIERFLNDEIDEVYMMYSRFVSMARQEPTVVKLIPIEPPRQSEEEAGKTQAEYVCEPDPEDLLIELLPKNISVQIFNAFLQNETSEHAARMAAMDNASKNCKELIETLTLVYNKARQAAITAELMDIVGGAEALKKA; encoded by the coding sequence ATGGCAACCTTAAGGGATATCCTCCGGAAAATCGGCGCCGTCAAAAAGACACGCCAGATTACGCGTGCCATGAACATGGTGGCTGCCGCCAAGCTCCGGGGGGCGCAAATGAAGATGGAGAGCTTTGAGCCCTATGCGCGAAAGTTTTCCGACGTCCTGGGGAACCTGGCGAGCCGCATCGAGCCTGACGTCCATCCATTGCTAGTGAAGAAAGAAGATGTGCGTCGGGTCGAATTACTGCATTTCAGTGCGGATAGAGGATTGTGCGGCAGCTTCAATATGAACGGCATCAATCGGGGCGAGAAGTGGATTCGCGAGCAGAAGGAGAAAGGGCTTGATGTGAGCCTGAACCTGGTTGGCAAGAAGGGCCGGGATTTCTTCACGAGGCGCGGATACCCGATCACCGCCGCTCAGATTCACTTATACGGGAGTGTCGATATCTCGTTCGTCAACAAGATGAGCGCCGGGTTTATCGAGCGGTTTTTGAACGACGAGATCGACGAAGTCTACATGATGTACAGCCGGTTCGTCAGCATGGCTCGGCAGGAGCCGACAGTGGTCAAGCTGATTCCGATCGAGCCGCCTCGGCAGAGTGAGGAAGAGGCGGGAAAGACTCAGGCGGAATACGTCTGCGAGCCTGACCCCGAGGATTTACTGATTGAACTTTTACCGAAGAATATCAGCGTACAGATATTCAATGCGTTTTTGCAGAACGAAACCAGTGAGCATGCTGCCCGTATGGCCGCAATGGACAATGCTTCGAAAAACTGCAAGGAATTGATCGAGACGCTGACCTTGGTCTACAACAAGGCCAGGCAGGCCGCCATTACGGCTGAGCTGATGGATATCGTGGGTGGTGCCGAAGCCTTGAAGAAGGCTTAA
- a CDS encoding IMP cyclohydrolase translates to MGQDLKQMYRTVMDDHFPDDLTISFGGQTLVYRKRTWRMPDEKAGGLVEKGLRYGENPGQEAALYELTNGNLVLGGCECIRPGLGLVSAISEEDMLQSGKHPGKINLTDLDNALNILKYLKSRPAAVIVKHNNPCGVAYGETCADAYLKADMADRIAAFGGCAVFNRPVDRIAAAEIAKNYLEVVGAPDFEEGALEILKKRSNLRVIRVPGMERLEAYAALRFVDFKSLIDGGLILQQSPLNAVRSAADLKPASAIHDGRSYRIERAPTTQEVEDLLFGWQVEQGVTSNSVLYVKDGVTVGIGTGEQDRVGVAEIAVFKAYTKYADAWCFRRHGQSYKDLELQVRKGEKAKDLLEEIKAETAEAKGGLIGASMVSDAFFPFRDGVDVGIREGIGAVIQPGGSLRDFEVIEACNEARPQVTMVFTGQRAFRH, encoded by the coding sequence ATGGGGCAGGATTTGAAGCAGATGTACCGTACGGTTATGGATGACCATTTTCCCGATGATTTGACGATTTCGTTCGGTGGGCAGACCCTCGTTTACCGGAAACGGACATGGCGCATGCCGGATGAAAAGGCCGGAGGGCTGGTCGAGAAAGGATTGCGCTACGGGGAGAACCCGGGGCAGGAGGCGGCTTTATATGAGTTGACGAACGGGAACTTGGTCCTTGGGGGCTGTGAATGTATTCGTCCCGGGCTGGGGCTTGTCTCCGCGATATCTGAAGAGGACATGCTCCAGAGCGGGAAGCATCCTGGCAAGATCAATTTGACGGATCTGGATAATGCTCTGAACATATTGAAATACTTGAAATCCCGCCCTGCAGCGGTCATTGTGAAACACAACAATCCTTGCGGCGTCGCCTACGGAGAGACCTGCGCCGATGCGTATCTGAAGGCCGACATGGCGGATCGGATCGCCGCCTTCGGCGGGTGTGCCGTTTTCAACCGTCCGGTCGACCGCATTGCTGCTGCCGAAATCGCGAAGAATTATCTGGAAGTGGTCGGAGCTCCCGATTTCGAGGAAGGGGCGCTGGAGATCCTGAAAAAACGGTCGAATCTGCGTGTCATTCGCGTTCCGGGGATGGAGCGACTGGAGGCCTACGCCGCCCTGCGCTTCGTCGATTTCAAGAGCCTCATCGACGGTGGACTGATATTGCAGCAGTCTCCGTTGAATGCGGTCCGCTCTGCAGCCGATTTGAAGCCGGCCAGCGCCATCCACGACGGGCGCTCCTATCGCATTGAGCGGGCGCCGACAACGCAGGAGGTGGAAGACCTCCTTTTCGGTTGGCAGGTCGAGCAGGGGGTGACCTCGAATTCGGTCCTGTATGTCAAGGACGGTGTGACGGTCGGGATCGGCACGGGCGAACAGGATCGAGTAGGGGTCGCTGAAATCGCGGTCTTCAAAGCCTATACGAAGTATGCCGACGCCTGGTGCTTCCGGCGGCACGGGCAATCCTACAAGGATCTGGAACTACAGGTCAGAAAGGGTGAAAAAGCCAAGGATTTGCTGGAGGAGATCAAAGCGGAGACTGCAGAGGCCAAGGGCGGGTTGATCGGTGCTTCCATGGTATCCGATGCCTTTTTCCCGTTCCGTGATGGCGTCGATGTGGGGATCAGAGAGGGAATCGGAGCGGTGATTCAACCCGGGGGGTCTCTCCGGGATTTCGAGGTGATCGAGGCATGCAACGAGGCCCGTCCACAGGTGACCATGGTGTTCACCGGACAAAGGGCCTTCAGGCACTGA
- the atpH gene encoding ATP synthase F1 subunit delta: MSGSKVSRRYAKALLSLGQQDGQYESYGKGLQAFVEYCKATPDFFAVISNKIFSVEDRKKVLDFVLKKSEFPSMVNNFLKLLLEKNRIGAIPDITDYYVKLTDALSNVTRADILTAKPLKTQALEKLKKTLSDLTSKEVRFEVKVDESLIGGLVVKIGDLVLDGSVKAQLEGLKESLKRGEYN, from the coding sequence TTGAGCGGCTCAAAGGTTTCCAGACGATATGCAAAGGCGCTGCTGAGTTTGGGGCAGCAAGACGGTCAATATGAATCCTATGGGAAGGGATTGCAGGCATTCGTCGAATACTGCAAAGCCACCCCGGATTTTTTCGCAGTCATTTCAAACAAGATTTTCTCGGTGGAGGACCGGAAAAAGGTCCTTGATTTTGTACTAAAGAAGAGTGAATTTCCCTCGATGGTCAACAACTTCCTGAAACTCCTGCTCGAGAAGAATCGTATCGGCGCCATCCCGGATATCACCGACTATTATGTAAAGCTCACCGATGCGCTTTCGAATGTCACCCGTGCGGACATCCTGACGGCCAAGCCTCTTAAGACTCAGGCCCTGGAAAAGCTGAAAAAGACTTTGTCCGATTTGACTTCGAAGGAAGTCAGGTTCGAGGTGAAGGTGGATGAGTCCCTGATCGGGGGGCTGGTCGTGAAGATAGGGGATTTGGTATTGGATGGTAGTGTGAAAGCCCAGCTGGAAGGGTTAAAAGAATCATTGAAAAGGGGTGAATATAACTAA
- a CDS encoding SCP2 sterol-binding domain-containing protein: MAFKHVREIFAKMPEAFDPNAAKGLDATIRFDITGSDGGQWSAVIRENTCTIEENLPSEPSVVLTMSDQTWIAMVNRELNGMQAFMTGKLRVKGNILLAQRIYELFPL; this comes from the coding sequence ATGGCTTTCAAACATGTCAGAGAGATCTTCGCGAAAATGCCGGAAGCATTCGACCCAAACGCCGCGAAGGGTCTGGATGCGACGATCCGTTTCGACATCACGGGCAGCGACGGAGGCCAGTGGTCCGCCGTCATCAGAGAAAACACCTGCACCATCGAGGAAAACCTGCCTAGCGAGCCCTCGGTGGTCCTGACCATGTCGGATCAAACCTGGATCGCAATGGTCAACCGGGAACTCAACGGCATGCAGGCCTTCATGACCGGAAAACTGCGCGTCAAGGGGAATATCCTGCTGGCCCAAAGGATCTACGAGCTTTTTCCTTTATAA
- the atpA gene encoding F0F1 ATP synthase subunit alpha, whose amino-acid sequence MEIRAEEISQVIRDQIKDYEKKVEVSETGTVLSVGDGIARVYGVENAMAMEMLEFPGGIYGLCLNLEEDNVGVAIMGDDSQIKEGDTVKRTGRIAEIPVGEAVLGRVIDAVGQPLDGKGPIEATEFRRIEMVAPGVIARQPVGEPMYTGIKAIDAMTPIGRGQRELIIGDRQIGKTAICVDAIINQKRTDIYCIYVAVGQKKSTVAQVVDVLERHGAMEYTTVVAACASDPATQQFIAPYSGCAIGEYYRDNGKHALIVYDDLSKQATAYRQVSLLLRRPPGREAFPGDIFYNHSRLLERAAKLNDELGAGSLTALPIIETQAGDVSAYIPTNVISITDGQVYLEPNLFFSGVRPAINVGLSVSRVGGAAQTKAMKKVAGTLRLDMAQYRELEAFAQFGSDLDKSTQRQLSRGQRLVEVLKQPQYQPIPAEKEIAILFAGANGYLDEWPASSVADYEKQMLEFMDSKHAELLKEIQEKNDISADLSEKLKKALDEFKGIFQPSV is encoded by the coding sequence ATGGAGATCAGAGCAGAAGAGATAAGCCAGGTAATCCGCGATCAGATCAAGGATTATGAGAAAAAGGTGGAAGTGAGCGAGACAGGCACGGTTCTGTCCGTTGGCGACGGAATCGCGCGTGTCTATGGCGTGGAAAATGCCATGGCCATGGAGATGCTCGAATTTCCAGGTGGGATCTACGGCCTGTGCCTCAATCTCGAGGAGGACAACGTGGGTGTCGCCATCATGGGCGACGACAGCCAGATCAAGGAAGGGGATACGGTGAAGCGGACCGGCCGCATCGCTGAAATCCCGGTCGGCGAGGCGGTTCTTGGCCGCGTTATCGATGCCGTGGGTCAGCCGCTTGACGGCAAGGGACCGATCGAGGCGACGGAATTCCGGCGGATCGAAATGGTCGCACCCGGCGTCATCGCTCGTCAGCCGGTGGGTGAGCCGATGTATACCGGCATCAAGGCGATCGATGCCATGACGCCGATCGGCCGCGGACAGCGTGAATTGATCATTGGTGACCGCCAGATCGGAAAGACCGCGATCTGTGTGGATGCCATCATCAATCAGAAGCGGACCGACATCTACTGTATTTACGTTGCCGTCGGGCAGAAGAAGTCGACCGTCGCCCAGGTGGTCGACGTGCTCGAGCGCCACGGTGCCATGGAATACACCACGGTCGTAGCGGCCTGCGCGAGCGACCCTGCGACACAGCAGTTCATCGCACCTTATTCGGGTTGCGCTATCGGCGAATACTACCGTGACAACGGGAAGCACGCGCTGATAGTGTATGATGATCTTTCCAAGCAGGCAACCGCCTACCGGCAGGTCTCACTGCTTCTCAGACGCCCCCCGGGACGCGAGGCCTTTCCCGGTGACATCTTTTACAACCACTCGCGATTGCTGGAGCGTGCGGCCAAGTTGAACGACGAACTCGGTGCCGGATCCCTGACCGCCCTTCCTATCATCGAGACCCAGGCCGGTGACGTTTCGGCCTATATTCCGACGAACGTCATTTCGATCACCGATGGGCAGGTCTACCTCGAACCGAACCTGTTCTTCTCCGGTGTCCGACCGGCGATCAACGTCGGGCTATCCGTTTCCCGTGTCGGCGGTGCCGCTCAGACCAAGGCTATGAAGAAGGTGGCGGGGACCCTGCGTCTCGACATGGCGCAGTACCGCGAGTTGGAGGCCTTCGCCCAGTTCGGCAGCGACTTGGACAAGTCAACCCAGAGACAGCTCAGTCGCGGCCAGCGGCTCGTGGAGGTTCTCAAGCAGCCCCAATATCAGCCGATTCCCGCGGAAAAGGAGATCGCTATCCTCTTTGCGGGTGCCAATGGTTATCTGGATGAATGGCCGGCTTCTTCGGTTGCCGATTACGAGAAGCAGATGCTCGAGTTCATGGATAGCAAACATGCCGAACTGTTGAAGGAGATCCAGGAAAAGAACGACATCAGCGCGGACCTGTCAGAAAAGCTGAAGAAGGCGCTGGATGAGTTCAAGGGGATTTTTCAGCCCTCCGTTTAA
- the rny gene encoding ribonuclease Y, with product MIPIYSIIITGVISLILGLLLGYLLYKKVVQNRVDSVEKYSQKILADAEKEASNIKKDAALQAKDILYQTKIEFERESKEKKEQLLIQEKRLLHKEENLDRKIEQIEKREAAQADRDKDIEKRENELKRMENECERLIAEQRIQLEKLAGISSEEAKQQLISSMEMEAKHEAAKIMRRIENEARAEADRKAQEILSLAVKRYAGEYVAEKTVSVVNLPNEEMKGRIIGREGRNIRAIEAATGIDLIIDDTPEAVILSGFNPVRREVAKIALERLIDDGRIHPARIEEVVAKVDKEIEAAIKDAGEQAAFDVGVHGIHHELIKLVGRLKYRSSYAQNVLQHSREVAFLCGIMAAELGLNVKQAKRAGLLHDIGKAVDHEVEGPHAIIGADLAKKYGESNQVVHAIAAHHEEVAPETVLAVLVQAADTLSGARPGARQEMLESYVKRLEGLEKIAMSFQGVNKSYAIQAGREIRIIVESKIVDDSQVFIVCKDIAKKIEKELSYPGQIKVTVIRETRAVEYAK from the coding sequence ATGATCCCTATATATAGCATCATTATTACGGGTGTGATTTCCCTGATTCTGGGCCTCTTGCTGGGCTATTTGCTCTACAAGAAGGTGGTGCAGAATCGTGTGGATTCGGTAGAGAAGTATTCACAGAAGATTTTGGCCGATGCGGAAAAGGAAGCCAGCAATATTAAAAAGGACGCGGCTTTACAGGCCAAGGACATTCTGTATCAGACGAAGATCGAGTTTGAGAGGGAGAGCAAGGAAAAGAAGGAACAGCTGCTCATTCAGGAAAAGAGGCTGCTTCACAAAGAGGAGAATCTGGATCGAAAGATCGAGCAGATAGAAAAGCGTGAAGCGGCTCAGGCCGACCGCGACAAGGATATCGAAAAGCGGGAGAATGAGCTCAAACGAATGGAGAACGAATGTGAGCGGCTGATCGCTGAACAGCGCATCCAGTTGGAGAAGCTTGCGGGCATCTCGAGCGAAGAGGCCAAACAGCAGTTGATCAGTTCGATGGAGATGGAGGCCAAGCACGAGGCGGCCAAGATCATGAGGCGGATAGAGAATGAGGCTCGGGCCGAGGCTGATAGAAAGGCGCAAGAGATCTTGTCTCTCGCTGTAAAGCGCTATGCAGGAGAATATGTGGCTGAAAAGACGGTCTCCGTGGTCAACCTGCCGAATGAGGAGATGAAAGGCCGCATCATTGGCCGAGAAGGCCGGAATATCCGTGCGATCGAGGCGGCGACCGGCATCGATCTGATTATTGACGATACCCCCGAGGCTGTCATTCTTTCTGGATTCAATCCAGTGAGGCGCGAAGTGGCCAAGATCGCCCTCGAGCGGTTGATAGACGATGGAAGGATCCACCCGGCCCGTATCGAAGAGGTCGTTGCCAAGGTCGACAAGGAGATCGAAGCCGCCATCAAGGATGCCGGAGAGCAGGCGGCTTTTGACGTAGGTGTGCACGGAATTCATCACGAGTTGATCAAACTCGTCGGGCGGTTGAAATACCGGTCGAGCTATGCTCAGAACGTGCTGCAGCATTCCCGAGAGGTGGCGTTTTTGTGCGGGATCATGGCGGCTGAGCTCGGGCTGAATGTCAAGCAGGCCAAACGTGCCGGTCTGCTGCACGATATCGGCAAAGCCGTCGACCATGAGGTCGAGGGTCCGCATGCGATCATCGGAGCGGATCTGGCGAAAAAATACGGTGAATCGAATCAGGTTGTTCACGCCATCGCTGCGCACCACGAAGAGGTGGCGCCGGAGACCGTTTTGGCGGTTCTGGTCCAGGCTGCGGATACCTTGTCGGGTGCCCGCCCGGGGGCCCGTCAGGAGATGCTTGAATCCTACGTGAAGCGGCTTGAGGGACTCGAAAAGATTGCTATGAGCTTTCAGGGGGTTAACAAGTCCTACGCGATTCAAGCCGGACGGGAGATCCGCATCATCGTCGAATCAAAGATCGTTGATGACAGCCAGGTGTTTATCGTGTGTAAAGATATTGCCAAAAAAATAGAAAAGGAGCTGTCTTATCCCGGACAGATCAAGGTGACCGTGATTCGTGAGACACGGGCCGTCGAGTACGCCAAGTAG
- a CDS encoding cell division protein ZapB, producing MDIGMEVDQFELLEEKIDRLIGSIQSLKRENETLNEKLQIQEEKLADMNEQVENLRASRDNAKARIVSLLDKIEQIGL from the coding sequence ATGGATATCGGAATGGAAGTGGACCAATTCGAACTCTTGGAAGAAAAAATTGACCGCCTGATTGGGAGTATCCAGAGTCTAAAACGTGAAAATGAAACCCTGAATGAGAAATTGCAGATCCAGGAAGAGAAGCTTGCTGATATGAATGAGCAGGTGGAGAATCTGAGGGCTTCGAGAGACAATGCAAAGGCGCGGATCGTATCCCTCTTGGATAAGATTGAGCAGATAGGGTTATAG
- a CDS encoding F0F1 ATP synthase subunit B family protein — protein sequence MRKGGTGKGLRWMSAGLITTLLCTTAVIAYAASGGGEHAADDSGRLMDLLYRCINFALLVIILVVVIKKTSLKDYFAQRREDIKRRMEELQKEKAAAEARYQELEQKFKDFEIKKKEIVEQFKAEGLVEKDKIIAQAKERAQQIMAQAESTIQREIQGAKDRLREEIVNVAAQKAQDLIVKQIKASDQEHLVDEFIERVGKLH from the coding sequence ATGAGGAAAGGTGGAACCGGTAAAGGTCTGCGATGGATGTCAGCCGGGCTGATCACCACCCTGTTGTGCACCACGGCTGTGATTGCCTATGCGGCGAGCGGCGGTGGTGAACATGCCGCCGATGACAGCGGCAGGCTGATGGATCTGCTGTATCGCTGTATCAATTTTGCTCTGCTCGTTATCATTCTGGTTGTTGTGATCAAGAAGACTTCTCTGAAAGACTACTTTGCGCAGCGCAGAGAGGATATCAAGCGGCGCATGGAGGAACTGCAGAAGGAGAAAGCTGCGGCTGAGGCGCGATACCAGGAACTCGAGCAGAAGTTCAAGGATTTCGAGATCAAGAAGAAGGAGATTGTCGAGCAGTTCAAGGCTGAAGGTCTTGTAGAGAAAGACAAGATCATTGCCCAGGCGAAGGAAAGGGCCCAACAGATCATGGCCCAGGCTGAGTCGACGATTCAGCGTGAGATCCAGGGTGCCAAAGACCGTTTGCGCGAGGAGATTGTCAACGTAGCGGCCCAGAAGGCTCAGGATCTCATCGTCAAACAGATCAAGGCGAGTGATCAGGAACATTTGGTTGATGAATTCATAGAAAGGGTGGGGAAGCTACATTGA
- a CDS encoding ATP synthase F0 subunit B produces the protein MLSANHTLFIQIANFLILLFVLNLILYKPIRRIIAERRQRMGSLEQAVADLREHSQKSEAAIQQSIVQARKEGFAQKEELKGDAHKEEVGILQEASSAVAQRMTEAKTELDARMEAVRKELEAQVAAFSKDLAEKVLGRAF, from the coding sequence ATGCTTTCGGCAAATCACACTCTGTTCATTCAAATTGCCAATTTCCTGATCCTCCTCTTTGTATTGAACCTGATCTTGTACAAACCGATCCGGCGAATCATTGCGGAGCGGAGACAGAGGATGGGGAGTCTGGAGCAGGCAGTTGCGGACCTCAGGGAGCATTCTCAGAAGAGCGAGGCTGCCATTCAACAAAGCATCGTTCAGGCGCGTAAGGAAGGTTTCGCCCAAAAGGAAGAGCTTAAAGGGGATGCGCATAAGGAGGAGGTCGGCATCCTTCAGGAGGCTTCGAGCGCTGTAGCGCAGCGCATGACCGAGGCTAAAACCGAACTGGATGCGAGAATGGAGGCCGTGCGGAAGGAACTGGAAGCGCAAGTGGCTGCTTTTTCGAAAGATCTGGCCGAAAAGGTTTTGGGGAGGGCTTTCTGA
- the folE2 gene encoding GTP cyclohydrolase FolE2, with protein sequence MQDIQSHMDYRNIDIDQVGVKGIRYPITVLDKDMGSQQTVAQINMYVDLPRYYKGTHMSRFVEILNEHSRRISLQNFSQILQEMKDRLNAESAHMEITFPYFVKKAAPVTGSEGLMEYKCTFKGSLRRRSDLVIMLHVPICTLCPCSREISDYGAHNQRGEVRLQVRFKKFVWIEDLIRLVEESASCDVYSVLKREDEKYVTERAYNHPMFVEDIVREIAVKLNQDNNITWFAVESENFESIHNHNAYAYVEKRKNEPGA encoded by the coding sequence ATGCAGGATATTCAGAGTCATATGGATTACAGAAACATCGACATCGATCAGGTCGGTGTGAAAGGGATTCGTTACCCCATTACAGTGTTGGACAAGGACATGGGGAGTCAGCAGACTGTAGCGCAGATCAATATGTACGTGGATCTTCCACGCTATTACAAAGGCACGCATATGAGCCGGTTCGTGGAGATACTGAATGAACATAGCCGAAGGATATCGCTACAGAATTTTTCCCAGATTCTTCAGGAGATGAAAGACCGCTTAAACGCCGAGAGCGCCCACATGGAGATCACGTTTCCATATTTTGTAAAGAAAGCAGCGCCTGTCACCGGCTCGGAAGGTTTGATGGAGTACAAATGCACTTTCAAAGGTTCACTGCGGCGCCGTTCGGATCTTGTCATTATGCTCCACGTGCCGATCTGCACGCTTTGCCCCTGTTCCAGAGAGATCAGTGATTATGGCGCACACAACCAACGGGGCGAGGTTCGGCTTCAGGTGCGTTTCAAGAAGTTTGTATGGATCGAAGATTTGATCAGGCTGGTCGAGGAATCGGCCTCCTGCGATGTCTATTCGGTCCTGAAGAGGGAAGACGAAAAATATGTGACGGAGAGGGCTTACAATCACCCGATGTTCGTCGAGGACATCGTCAGGGAGATAGCCGTCAAACTGAACCAGGATAACAATATCACCTGGTTTGCTGTGGAGTCGGAGAACTTTGAATCTATCCACAATCATAATGCCTATGCCTATGTCGAAAAGCGTAAGAACGAACCAGGCGCCTGA
- a CDS encoding cell division protein ZapA has product MSRPIKLSILGNDYLIRSDEDEQHVKEIAQFVRDKFEQISSQSDGISERKTAILAAFYIASDYFQLLKQHDEMVKRFQEREEIVQSIRERARKLNYQIDAVVD; this is encoded by the coding sequence TTGAGCAGGCCCATCAAACTGAGCATTTTGGGGAACGATTATCTCATCCGGAGCGATGAGGATGAGCAGCACGTAAAAGAGATTGCCCAGTTTGTACGGGACAAGTTCGAGCAAATCAGCAGTCAGTCTGATGGAATTTCTGAAAGGAAGACGGCCATTCTCGCTGCATTTTATATTGCGAGTGACTATTTTCAGCTTCTTAAACAGCATGATGAAATGGTAAAGCGGTTTCAGGAACGTGAAGAGATTGTACAATCCATCAGGGAGCGTGCTCGCAAGCTCAATTATCAGATTGACGCTGTTGTAGATTAG